The DNA sequence TATCTCAGCAGCCCCTTTCCAATGTATATGGATTTCAGATTCAGTCTGCAAAGAAGTGTAAAATTCTTAGTAATAGTGAATTGGATGACAAACAAGATATTGAAAAGTATTGACATTTTATAGTAAAAATTTCATTAAGATGGTACCGTCTGTACTGCAACCCCGCCTCGTTTTTTATCTGAATTGAATGGGAAGACATGAATAATTGATGATTCTGCTCTAGCGGCTTTAAAATTCATCCCAAGCTGATAGGTCATATAACAGTCATAACCAGTTGTTAATACCCAAAAATCCTAGAAGAAGAGAGAAATGAAGAAGTTTCAAAACATACCTGAACAGCCCAATGTAAAATTGCCTTCTCTGTTGGTGATCCAGAAACCTCAACATTGTTACTACCCTGTGAAAAACAGAATCACGCAGAATGTAGTTGAACCACTCAAGTAGGCCATTATCGTaggaatggaaaaaaaaaaaagataaaaaagaattcTAGCATACCTCAGGTACAAAAACACTGCCATTGGTGTTCTGTGCAACTCCTTCAATCAGCAACGAGCAGAGTATAGGTTTGAGCTTTGACTTCTCGTGAGGAGGATCAATGTTCTCCCCACCAATGATAGCCTCAACCACAGTCATCTGTCTCAAAATTTAGGTGAAATGAAACTCAGCTAGACACACAATTATCTCCAACAATGCCAACAGAAATGAACTTCTTCCTCAAAATATTCAACCAAAGTAAGCTGTTAGTGGTCAACACACAGAAAACATTCTGCTCCCTATTTAAGTTGGTATAAGATATCATAGCGATCGGCTAGTTTAAGTGTTGAACTCCAAATATTAAATGCTAAAGGACTTCCTTCTTGTCATAAGCTATGAAGCAAGCATGCCAGAGCAAAATGGCAATATTTGCAACTTTCTTTTATGTAACATCCATAAATCTAAATCAGGTTTATATACTGCATCCCAACTAACCTGATTCATAGTCAATGTTCCAGTCTTATCACTGCAAATAGTTGTGGCTGAGCCCATAGTCTCACAGGCAGAAAGCCTACGTACCTGCAATTCATTGAACTTATATAAAATAGTCCGTCTGAAATAGTTATGTCAAAATCCAATAGCACAAACAAAATTCAGCATACCAAAGCTTTATCTGCCATCATTTTTCTCATAGAGTAGGCAAGTCTGTAAGACAGTTGATGGACAAAGTTTTAATAGAGAGAAATGACATTCTAAAAGAATGACAAAGAGAATAACTGTAACATACTATAGTATGTCGAAAGATTTGCCAAGACAAACACAAGTGAAAACTAGAAGAGTGAGGGGGGAGGCTAGAAATTCAGTTAAAAAATTAGGAACTTACGTTAAGGTAACTGCTAAAGGGAGTCCTTCAGGTACTGCAACCACTACAATAGTGACCTATATATTCAATGTGTTACAGATTTAGAATCACCTCAAATGTATTAATTTCAAAGCCAATAACAGTTTATGAATATGAACACAAGTGGCTAACAGATCATGCATGTTTCGGTAGTCCAGTACTTATCAGTGCACATACCGCAACAGTGACTATCTTTATTGCTCCATCAATTGCAGTACTGAGTTTAGTCTTGCCAGCTGTAAATTGAACACTTCCATCTGGGTTTCTAGAATGCCCAGAGAAATACCTGTGCTTATGAACTGCCATTTCAGAGACATGCATGACAAAATCTTCACTAAATTGAAAAATTGCAACTTAAAATAGAGTTTTTGGCAGATGGAAAAGGATCCTCTAAAGTGACGAGATTGGTAAAGTGAAAAAATGAGAAGTTAATCACTATTGAATTACCTTAATTCAAGAGTGATTAGATCTTCATTTTCTCACTTTACCAACCTCCTCACTTTGGAAGAGTTTGATCATTGGCAGATAGTCCTGTCATTTCACTTTTGAGACAGTAATCCACTCAAGTCTCAATACAAGAAAGTATTCTTGTGGTCTGTAGAGTCCCATTTTGGCAACCAACTAGACTAACATTTAGCAAATGATAACTTAataaatgattttaaaatttgccaAACACCAATGCAGTATTTGTAAAAGGTTAAACTTGAATATACAAAGAAACAGATAGCAACCTGGCCAGTAGCACAACCAGAACGATGACAGCCACAGAGAGCCCAATTATACCTATGAAGGTGGCAAGACCATTCAAGCGTACCTATATTGAGAACTTATATAGGTGAACAGCCAAAAGGTGCAGGAACTCAAAGAAAGCACAAGTAGAAAGGGTACCTGCAAAGGTGTTTCTTCACCATTGTCTTCTGAAATGTTAGCCATTAGAAGCCCCCATTCGGTATTAATACCAACAGCCGTTACCTTAATAAAGGAATTAACCAAAAATGAAAAATCAGCAAAAAGGGCTGTATAATCAATAAAACATAGGAACTAAATCCAAGGAAAAATATggtcaattttaatatattgaattattgatgGTTCATTTTATCTAACATTTTTATCCCTCCAAATTTTTGGACTCAGttgtttcaagaatcaaaatGTGAATGAAATCCCATCATCAATACAATATGTGCATGCATTTTGATGCCCTAAGAATAAttgcacctctctctctctctctctctctctctctatatatatatatatatatatatatatatatatatatatatatatataaatagacacacacacacatggcAAAAGAAAGTAAAACATTACGAGCATAAGACCATTGCCATCTGCAACTTTACAACCAGATATCAGAATAGGGTTCTTAGAATTCTTTTCAACCTGCAAAAAGGAAAATGATTATCAAGCTTAAGAAATGAGACAAGTAATTTTTCTTATTCAGCACATAATGGAAAAAAAACACTTACAATATTGCTCTCCCCAGTCATACTAGATTCATCAACTGCAAGAGAGTGACCGACGATCAAAATTCCATCAGCAGGGACCTAGAAAAATCAGGTATAAACTAAATAACAAGAAGGATAAGCATTAAGTAACCATCAGGCACGATGTGCAAAAATCACAGAAGATGAACTCATGTACCTGGTCACCAATGTTAAGGGGTATGACATCACCAACAACAATATCATAGATTGAGATCTCAACTCTTCTACCTCCTCTAATTACCTTCTCATGCAGAGAGAAAATTTAAgggttgaaaaaaaatatatataaatatgataaGGAGGATGCTatgataataatagtaataataaagaaGTACAgagaagcaaaaaatcaaacctCCAAACGAATGTTTCTCTTCTCCTCATTTAGGTCCCGAAACTGAAGAGACTGCTTATAATCACTTATAGCTACAAAAGGAAGCGGAGAAAGAAAGAGAGTGATGCGCACTTCAAACGATAATATTACTACAGATGTAACTATTGTGATAAGTGATAACCTCCATAATATATAAcaaagttatataaaaaaatcaagttgAGAAACAGAACCATAGaacatgtttgaatgatttattaGAAATTTTACAAAGACAAAATATTGGCATAGTACCTGTAACAACAATAACAAGAATAACTGCAAAAGCAATGCTTCCACCATCATACCATCCTTCCTTAATACcctgaaaataaaattaattcttcTATGGATGAAAACCTATTTCTCAACATTTAAAAACATATTCATGAGATGGTATAGGTACAAAATGAAAGTACAGCTACAAAGTATAAGGGATGACGAAAGACAATAATCAAAACAATGCAAATTTTAGTTAGACTGCAATGATCAGGTCTTGACACTGCCAATAGATTGCAATTTACCTTAACATTATTTGAACCAATGTATGCTAAAGAACCATAAGTTTGTTTGTCAATATGGAATATGGATGAGACAAGTCCAGTCTCCATTAAATGGATTGGTTCAAAGATGAATACCTAATAGGATACATTGTTTCTGCTATAAAGGAACAATATAACTCTGCCACGTTTTCTCACCTCAGATTTTATCCCCAGTACTAATGAAGCTGCAGCAGCTACCATTAAAATAATCAAGGTCAGATCCTTGCAAGCATCCCAAACAAACATCTGTTATAGACAACATAAACAAAGACATCAGCCCAATAACCATAAGCGGACCATCCAATATCAGAGTGCACCAGACTTTACCAAGaaacttcttcctttctttcgaGGATAGTTGTTCGAGCCAAAAGCCTTTGTCCGTCTTGACAAGTCAGTGTCATCACCTTGAATCCCCTTTTCTAAATTGGTCTCCAACAAACTTGCTATCCCTTCAACCTTAAAATGTGATTCAGAAGCATTGCATGAATATTTATAATGCTAATAAATTGGATTACCAATTTAAGAAAGAACTATTATTGGCACACTTACCCCTCCTTTTTCTTGCAGAGTAGCAGTATTATGATCCCTTGCAATTGAAGAAAGTAACTCTAGCCCAATTTGAAATTCTCCAGTGGTGCTTGTAGGATGTGGGGCGATTCCTAATTCTAAAAGACATTATCATCAATAGTGGGAGAAAAAAGAAGACCCATGAATAGGCTCTACACTTATATTAGATCAAGCCATTGTAGGACACATAATTGTAATAAAGGTCGAACAAGATCATCACTGATAATTGGTTATACTGATATCCTAGCAACAACTTAAGAATAAGATAATACTTAAGATACCATTTATTATGTATCACCGTAATAAAGACACTTCTTACAAATCATGACGCAGCCATAAACCACAAAAAATGACAACCATATCAGCTACTAGTATACTGCAATTTATCCACAAATAATCACGAGAAGATTGACTCACCACTATTCAATTTTTTTGCAGACTCCTTGAAAAGATACGCTGCCTAATAGgaagaataattaattaaaatccaTTTAATGTCTGATAGATGAGCAATTATAAAGAGAACCAGCCAAGGAACCAAACTCTGATGACTTGAACATGCCCTCTAATCTTTCTCAGCACTtgctccttttcttcttctttcttcaggTCCAAGGTGTAGCGAAATCGGCGAGAAGCGTTAAGCACAAGCGCTGCTTgctaaaaaaagaagagaattttTGTCTAGCCATTAGAAAAGCACTAACTTCCAGAAAACGAAAACTAATACATAGCCTAAAAGCAGCAAAAAACAGAATAATCAAATAGAACTAGCCATTGATAAAACAGGCTAATATAATCATAACAAGAAACACTGATGTTGCTAAATAATAAGTTTATGGCAACTTAAAGTCCAATGAAGGATCTGCTAGTTTTGCAAAGTGAAGTTTATATTTGTTCTGGTGACTTCCAACTACTTTTCGGAAGGGCATATTTGCAACTTCAAAAGAAGTAATATCTgcaaacgtttttttttttttttccttttcttttgtccACTGCTAGTTTTCACATTGCTGTTCATGTTTATATCCTAGTCTCAACTACAGTTTGCCTCTCTTAGTGTTATGGTGTTATAACTTATAACCGTTAATGGTTGAATAATCCTCCTGGTTTTTTCCATTAGAAATTAGCATtatccatcttcttcttttttttttttttttttttatcaataacatATATCAGACCTGGAAATCCGTCCATCTTATAGAATTCAAATCCACCAGTCATAATTGAATCCCATATCTGGAAACTTAAATCATCCCTTATCCCACAGGGTCCAGTGAAGTAATTTTCTTAGTTATGGAAAAGAATGTAATTTTCTAAAGACATGAACTGCTCTTCAGATCAAAAGtagataaaacaaaaatttatgaAAAACTGGACCTATCTTGCTCCCACTTTATATAGATGAATCTAAGAAGACAAGCACATTATCTTGTATGCACTGTGCAATAAACATACGGTTTGATCTCACTGGAGCTTCCCAATTTGATTGAACAATGGTTGCTGTGTCCAATTCATCTTTAACTACAACTCAGTTGACATGTTCTATGTGGTGCAACATGGATTGAATGCAACAAAATTCTTAACTTGACATGTTCTGCCGGTTCTGTTTTTACAGAAAGAATCCTGGAGTGCTGTTGTTATTCTTGACAGAACAACATGTTTGTTCCTTGTAAATATAGAAAAGTATTCCATGTAACACTTCCTACGATGCTGATCCAATTTTGATAAAGCAAAGGCACCAGAGCAAAGTTAGCCCCCAAGAATTTCACCTGTTCCTATCCTCTGGTGTACAATGTTTTGGAAGAGATTCACAAATCGCAAGCTGATATTAATAGAACCAGAGATCCCAAATATTGTGCTAAGTGGAGCTTATATCATGTAATTACTTCACTTTTTTCAATGCCTCAAAGTTCAAAATAGTCAAATGCTTCTCTCATTTTGTCATATTTTATAGTAAGAAAAAGGGGGGAAAAAGTTAAAGAAGATAAATGAAAGAACCTAGTTTAATCTCATATCTTAAAAACTACAACTGTGGAACTCAGAATCAATGGCAAATTTATGAGAGAGGGGTTTCTATAAACTTGCTCTGCAAATCCCAGAACACTAAggattaaataatcctaaaatatTTCAGCTTCTTGTTTTTTAACTGGTACCTCTATTTTCAAATGAATATAATATATCAAACACTGAATtttaaaaagcaaaaagaaaatgaatgaatataaaaattattaagagGAGAAAGGGATAAAGAGATATACCCTCCAACGCTTGAGTCGTTGAACGGAAGCATCTTTTGTTCTGGCAATATCAAAGGGACTGGAGGAGGAGCCTCCGTCGTCGATGTCACCGGAGCTCCGAGGAGCTTCTATGTCGTCCTTTCCATAACTCATGCTTCTTCCAATAACTGTCGCAGGAGAGATGACACTGTATGTTACTCTATCGTATTCGTTCATAGTGGTATTATCATTATTCTCCATCAACCATCATTTCAATTGCAATTAgcaaattaaatcaatttaacGGTGAGTAATAGTGAGCattgacaattaaattaactAGTCTTTGTTGACTTACCAGTAAAATTAGAGAAGAGTAGCTTTTAACAGTGACAGTGATAGCAGCGTTGTCTTAATCTGTGGTACGATCTTCTTCCTTATCTTCGTCGATTGCTCTTCAACCATTCATACAAACAAGAAACGACGAGCTTAATTAACAAAGCGTTTAAATTTTggcatttaattttaaaagagagATACTTTTCTAATGTTATTGGTTTTCTCAGGAATCACGGGTGGAAGTTGTAGATTCAAGGGAAGTATCCACCACGCTAAGAATATATTCCACTCTTTCTTTATTATTGTTAGCTTATTTCTAACGACTTGTTCAAATTCTGAGAAGATCGGAACCTGTGACACCATTTTTTCTATGCACTCCTCTAAAGTCTAAAGTCTAGAGTCTCATGCTTCAAGTCATTCCATTTTCCACTATTCTCACCACTGCTGTATGACATGATATCAGTTTCAGAACCATAgggatattgtagtcattttacCTCTTTAACTAATTAATCGCTAGCAAACTATGTGGCGAATTCTTTGGTGCCTGTAATTTAGTGTCGAAATTGCCAAActtgttttttattataaattttaaatatttaaaaattatttatttttatatttttaaattaaatattaacttttatttttttaataaattaggtatatatatatagacatcaTAGCATTAGCATGCACCTTATGTTATACATGATTGTTCATTTGAAGTTATCTTTATAACTATATAACTATTCTTGAAGAAATTTTGTTGAATAagtaatttttagttttataagTAAATGTGAAGAGGGTTATAAATTAGTCacatattgaaaaaaataaaaaaattataaaataaaaaatctattaaCTTGACATCttaagattttaaattagctagatatattattttttaattttatatttttttattcgattTCTTTCTAGTAAAACTCCTACTTTATAAATATGCAGTGGGTACTTTACGGAAGTAGTCactcttttatatatttaaagAAAAAGTTTATTAGCCaacaatttttgtattttgtgattAGTACTTAACCATCAAGAAAAAAATGAGTGATCTCGTACCattaaaaaatactattaatggccaattgatagttacaaaatacaaaagttcCTTACCCCTAGCACTCCTCATATTAATATAAGTCgatgaatatttttaatttaatatataaagagAAGATCATATCAGTGAACATGAAATAGAAAATTATTTTGATGTTTAATAATATGTCATGAAGGGTAACATCAAAGCTGAGGATAAGTGAGACAAGCCATTTCGTAACAAATGGCCGTAGGAGTAGGACACGACATATTCCATTAATGTTGATGGAAATTTGGAAAAAGAAGTCAAGGTTCACATGATGGAGCtaaaataaataaactcaaaagTTGAAATTAtggacattttttttttcaaacaactaTATATCAGATGAAAAATAATTACCTGTATAGAATAACGAACGGTGTGGTGATTAGAATCACACAATCAAGATACGAAGAAAATGTAATAGATGATGCATGTGTGTCACGGATTACATATATATAGATAGAACTTAcgcacatatatgtatatatagcatGTGTTATTCGTGCATGACCCCAGCCAAAGTGCTGAATGCAGATTCAGTCGGCagaaaaatttaacaaatttttatagtattcgtTATTAGttgtaataatattatatatacttgTCTCTTTCATTTTAGAAAAAGTAATTtggtataaattaaataattctcTTAGTTATGAACATAGTATTATATATATGGTACATAACATCTCATCACATATGTGAAGAGACAATAACGAACATACAAAAATAATGTATATTTTGTAGCCAATTAAGAAgtatgaagaataagaagaatcaCCTTAATTAACATGCCATCATGACCAAAAACTCAAGAGACAAATATTATATAAATGCATCATAATCTTGATCACATTCAACATGAGtaagaaatatagaattaagaaaAGGTATAGCTAGTTATACCTTAAGATATGCAGCTAGATGCTTAAGGAAAAAATAACTGATGAGAATTTATATATACCAATGAAATTAATGTGAATATGGATCAGCAACTAATTAATAGTCGAAAAGCAAGCATCCAAAGTTGTATTATTTGTGTCAAAATACTGATTTgtcaatttaatttgtttgtcaaaaGATAAgtttgaacaagaagaaaaaggTTATGCTTAATGTAGCTGTTTTAGCCGAAAAAAATAACAGTATGTTATGTTTTCaataatgttatttatttttatataataagtcTTAATTAACAGTTTAGAGAATGACAAGGGAAATTTAAAAAGAGCAAAATTGTATATCTTTACCTTATAGTATGAAGGGTAGGAGCAAAAATGCATGAAAGAGCAAACTAATTGGATAACCACTTTTAATTGCATAGACTCTCTCTATTTAATTATTCTTGCATATGAAGCCTTTTTTTCCTTGAACCTTCCTTTGTTTTTATCAGGTGGGACATAGAACTAATATAATTAAGGCAAGGTATATTTGTTTTGGTGACTCAGTAAGGCAAGGTATAtgtttatgttaattaataagtagctaatgtttaatttaattaaaattattgtttaaattataaattttcatttttctttaatttccactGCACACTACTCTGAGAATTCAGAAAGTAACAGAATGCTCTTTGCTCTGTGTACAAGCAAGCAAGTTCTGATCTCTTTGGTGTGTGATAATCAACAAGACACACGGTTTGATCGGTTtctaacatacatatatatagttccCTTGTTTTTGGGGGGTTTATTGTTGATGTGGGACGATATGATGTTTAAGTTGAGTAATTGTTATAAAGGGAAAAGATGGTTGTGTATGGAAAGGGTGTTAACGAATAATAGGTTCAATTGTGGGTTTTGCTTAGTGTGCAGAGTGCATACTAGAGAGGACAAACTGACTGTGGGGAAGAattgagttttattttaaattattatgtcaAGTTTCAATTTGTTATATGGGTGACTTTAATGAGATTGTGACTGTGGATAAGAGAAAAGGAGCCAGTATATTAACAGCAGCAGCGGTGAAAGATTTTAGAAGTTAAATACAGGATATGAAGTTGGTGGATTTAGAGTTGAATGACCGTAAGTTTTCTTAGTTCAGGAGCCAATCGTGCAGTAGCATTGATCGGGTGTTGGTTAGCGTGAAATGGGTTAAAAAGTTTCCTCAGATGCGACTTAAAGGTGGACAGATaggtatttttaatggtgtaagattTCATCTAAAGGTGTGgaattacttatttttttctttttgctggttaagtactggccaaattttaataaaagtgctggaTTCCTAGACTTTCTCACTTAGTTATTGTAGAGTCTGTTAACATGATTAGGTTAGAAATAATTTATTTCACGATTCCGCTAGGAACTAACTCTAAGAGTGTAGTCAACTCGAGCCAACTAGTTAAAAAACAGATccattacaaaaagaaaaaaaacacaacTCTTCACTatcttaattttttgaattttaaaattaaaaataaaaaggaagagtTGACTTATGCTGTGTTCCCtctaaattttttctttattttataaaaataaagtaaaaaaagaagCTAATACTATCATATATTCTAATTTATCTACTTAGTGTAATGTGACATACATTCAATTTCtatcacaataataataaaatttttactataataattttaaaaaaattacattcactgattttttaagatttttttaattctatcaAGAAACGTACAAATTTTTAACTAAGCTTACAACCATTAAACTaacttagtttaaattttttataataagtatTTTTCTAATTTAGCAAGAAGAACCTTTAAAATTCatgatacaaaataaaaaatacatcaaaaaaatttaacataatctATGACTTCTTTCTTCAAGTACACGTCGCATAAATGcctttaaagaaaaagataaactataaaaaagtaacatattcaatgtaaataatgaaaaagaagatttatataaaaatgcAAGTGGTACTGTGGTAGTAGTTAATTAAAGTACTTTTGACGTAGAAACAAGATTGTTGATGTTATGAAATAAAACACAGATGATGTGAGGATATATACTTGCCTTGGCGCATAATCTTGGATTTTCTggtaaaaaagaaaaactaaacagAATCTGAATccagaatataattatatataaaaacataaaagatCAGAGATAACAACAACGAACCAAACGCGCTTAAAATTAAAGAACCCAATGCAAAGTGCATACGTATCGTCAACTTCttgtttaatttgttcttttCGGCCAGGTTAAGTTTATTCACAATAACAATGCATGCTTTTCATTTGTTGTTGATTTATTCTAAAGTAAAAATTTGTTTGCAGTTGTTTTTACATAAAGTTGTTAatgaataattattaaatattaatttaataaaatatatcaaattatttaacgattcttaattaataattttacgtaaaataaatgcatgctaatcttTTCATTAATCTGATTAAgaaataatattcatatattgtTATAATAAGACACCAGCACAGTCTTTATCTTGGGCCAACGTCATACAACATGAAGTTGAAACGACACAACACGAAACTTCTGGGAAATTTTCAATGGCCCTTCTTTCCTATACTCTATTATTGATACCTTGCTTCTAAGTAACATGCATGtgtataattattaatttgttcATCATATAATCCTATACTTGATAATGTGCCAATGcaaatgaaaattttttgtttgttatatatataagtaCGTAGTCCCCCTCATCAATCACATTATCAAAATGTGTTATACCATTTTTTTTAACCATCAGAAAATATATCTGTTACTTCATATTGACAAAGGCTCATCATTAGTATATAAATATCTTCTCTTATAATCTGTGACACAAACAAACAATATAACTCAAATTCTTATTgtgttttatataatttttaagtgATGatgatgttaaaaaaaaaattgtacattcagaaagagaaaacgaaaaacaaaagaaacaaaagtaAACACtttatttttgaagaagaagttagagaaattttAGTGAAAGTGATTGATAGATTCATATATAAATAGAATAATCCGCATTgcagaataattagttaattagtgTACTCCtccaagtctttttttttttctatttgtactttattattggtctttatttattaatttgtttaGCTTAAAAGTATCTAATAAAGATTAAAAGTATAGTACGTAGAATTTGTTTAGCTTCCCTCCACTTTCCTCCACTAACAACCAATAACAATTATAACGCAAAAGACTTTAAATAAAATGCTGTCTCCCTCATTATCTTTGTCCTTGCATGAATTTATGAAAGGTGAGTTTTTAAGTTTGAACGTGATTAATGATGGAACTATATATATGACTAGATTAAATGAATGCcgtagaaaacaagaaaaaggttTATGAAACTTGAAACATAATAAGACAGGAATCTACCGAGTCAATGAGTTGGGAAAGTAGTTAGATGCATGGGGGGTGGTCGGCAATACTATGTACTATGATCTTGTTCCGTTAATGACGGTTCGACTTCGTCGGCAAACCAGCGTCATCGTCTGCAAGCCCAAATACATGGAATCCGTGTGTCGGTGGATGTAACCGCTTTTAAATGTAAGATGTCATTTTCAGATCATAGTATAGGGGACAGGGATCATGAACACTACTTCTGTGGTACTTTCGAACATTTTATTAAGAGTAAAGTGGCCATTAGATTCTC is a window from the Arachis hypogaea cultivar Tifrunner chromosome 1, arahy.Tifrunner.gnm2.J5K5, whole genome shotgun sequence genome containing:
- the LOC112697389 gene encoding calcium-transporting ATPase 10, plasma membrane-type isoform X3, producing the protein MSYGKDDIEAPRSSGDIDDGGSSSSPFDIARTKDASVQRLKRWRQAALVLNASRRFRYTLDLKKEEEKEQVLRKIRGHVQVIRAAYLFKESAKKLNSELGIAPHPTSTTGEFQIGLELLSSIARDHNTATLQEKGGVEGIASLLETNLEKGIQGDDTDLSRRTKAFGSNNYPRKKGRSFLMFVWDACKDLTLIILMVAAAASLVLGIKSEGIKEGWYDGGSIAFAVILVIVVTAISDYKQSLQFRDLNEEKRNIRLEVIRGGRRVEISIYDIVVGDVIPLNIGDQVPADGILIVGHSLAVDESSMTGESNIVEKNSKNPILISGCKVADGNGLMLVTAVGINTEWGLLMANISEDNGEETPLQVRLNGLATFIGIIGLSVAVIVLVVLLARYFSGHSRNPDGSVQFTAGKTKLSTAIDGAIKIVTVAVTIVVVAVPEGLPLAVTLTLAYSMRKMMADKALVRRLSACETMGSATTICSDKTGTLTMNQMTVVEAIIGGENIDPPHEKSKLKPILCSLLIEGVAQNTNGSVFVPEGSNNVEVSGSPTEKAILHWAVQLGMNFKAARAESSIIHVFPFNSDKKRGGVAVQTTESEIHIHWKGAAEIVLGCCTQYMDVNDHLIEMDEGKMNYFRRAIEDMASRSLRCVAIAYRLYEMEKVPTSEDLAHWSLPEDNLILLAIVGLKDPCRPGVKDAVKLCQKAGVKVKMVTGDNVKTATAIAVECGILNSYSEATEPYVIIEGKDFRAMQDAERLEIVEKISVMGRSSPNDKLLLVQALRRKEHVVAVTGDGTNDAPALHEADIGLAMGIQGTEVAKESSDIIILDDNFASVVKVVRWGRSVYANIQKFIQFQLTVNIAALVINVIAAFSSGDVPLNTVQLLWVNLIMDTLGALALATEPPTDHLMDRDPMGRREPLISNIMWRNLLIQAIYQVSVLLILNFRGISILNLAHKSSDHALKVKDTLIFNAFVLCQVFNEFNARKPDEFNIFKGVTRNYLFMGIVALTVVLQIIIIEFLEKFVKTVKLTWQQWLICVIIGFISWPLAVVGKLIPVPEKQLSNSFRKCTNRVRRCFCRPEKL
- the LOC112697389 gene encoding calcium-transporting ATPase 10, plasma membrane-type isoform X4, which codes for MSYGKDDIEAPRSSGDIDDGGSSSSPFDIARTKDASVQRLKRWRQAALVLNASRRFRYTLDLKKEEEKEQVLRKIRGHVQVIRAAYLFKESAKKLNSGIAPHPTSTTGEFQIGLELLSSIARDHNTATLQEKGGVEGIASLLETNLEKGIQGDDTDLSRRTKAFGSNNYPRKKGRSFLMFVWDACKDLTLIILMVAAAASLVLGIKSEGIKEGWYDGGSIAFAVILVIVVTAISDYKQSLQFRDLNEEKRNIRLEVIRGGRRVEISIYDIVVGDVIPLNIGDQVPADGILIVGHSLAVDESSMTGESNIVEKNSKNPILISGCKVADGNGLMLVTAVGINTEWGLLMANISEDNGEETPLQVRLNGLATFIGIIGLSVAVIVLVVLLARYFSGHSRNPDGSVQFTAGKTKLSTAIDGAIKIVTVAVTIVVVAVPEGLPLAVTLTLAYSMRKMMADKALVRRLSACETMGSATTICSDKTGTLTMNQMTVVEAIIGGENIDPPHEKSKLKPILCSLLIEGVAQNTNGSVFVPEGSNNVEVSGSPTEKAILHWAVQLGMNFKAARAESSIIHVFPFNSDKKRGGVAVQTTESEIHIHWKGAAEIVLGCCTQYMDVNDHLIEMDEGKMNYFRRAIEDMASRSLRCVAIAYRLYEMEKVPTSEDLAHWSLPEDNLILLAIVGLKDPCRPGVKDAVKLCQKAGVKVKMVTGDNVKTATAIAVECGILNSYSEATEPYVIIEGKDFRAMQDAERLEIVEKISVMGRSSPNDKLLLVQALRRKEHVVAVTGDGTNDAPALHEADIGLAMGIQGTEVAKESSDIIILDDNFASVVKVVRWGRSVYANIQKFIQFQLTVNIAALVINVIAAFSSGDVPLNTVQLLWVNLIMDTLGALALATEPPTDHLMDRDPMGRREPLISNIMWRNLLIQAIYQVSVLLILNFRGISILNLAHKSSDHALKVKDTLIFNAFVLCQVFNEFNARKPDEFNIFKGVTRNYLFMGIVALTVVLQIIIIEFLEKFVKTVKLTWQQWLICVIIGFISWPLAVVGKLIPVPEKQLSNSFRKCTNRVRRCFCRPEKL